The Arachis hypogaea cultivar Tifrunner chromosome 16, arahy.Tifrunner.gnm2.J5K5, whole genome shotgun sequence genome contains a region encoding:
- the LOC112758637 gene encoding probable 2-oxoglutarate-dependent dioxygenase AOP1 — protein sequence MGSQIRVCPFPVIDLSDEKMKAGTEAWVSACRVARRGMEEHGCFVVRFDKVGESLCKCLVSAMEELFGLPVETKAQKTSDKLFHGYLGQVSWIPLYESLGIDDPFSMPACQHFANIMWPQGNNRFCERINEYAKLMGEIDHIAKRMVFESYGVDMERCKLMIESSDYLLRCQEYRPPKNDENETGLQPHTDLTITSIVHQLNNLNGLEIKSNDGVWRGVDASPSSFVVMAGDAFKIWSNGRIRPCEHRVTMSSHVKNLRYSTGLFSFCSNTFEIPQELVNQQHPLRYKTTFHHYDYLRFFDESKIKDLDTRIQAYCGISSNHE from the exons ATGGGATCACAAATAAGAGTGTGTCCATTTCCTGTAATTGATTTGAGCGATGAAAAGATGAAGGCAGGCACGGAGGCATGGGTATCGGCGTGCCGTGTGGCAAGGAGGGGGATGGAGGAGCACGGTTGTTTTGTGGTGCGGTTCGATAAGGTTGGGGAGTCGCTATGCAAGTGTCTTGTGTCAGCAATGGAGGAACTATTCGGTCTGCCAGTGGAAACAAAAGCACAGAAGACGAGTGACAAGCTTTTTCATGGTTACTTGGGACAAGTCTCCTGGATTCCCTTGTATGAATCTTTGGGCATTGATGACCCTTTCTCTATGCCTGCTTGCCAACACTTTGCAAACATAATGTGGCCTCAAGGCAATAACCGTTTCTG TGAAAGGATTAATGAGTATGCAAAGCTAATGGGGGAAATAGACCATATAGCAAAGAGGATGGTGTTTGAGAGCTACGGAGTGGACATGGAAAGATGCAAATTGATGATAGAATCAAGCGACTATCTGCTTCGATGCCAAGAATATAGGCCACCCAAGAACGATGAGAATGAAACAGGATTGCAGCCTCACACAGACTTAACCATCACATCAATAGTTCACCAACTCAACAATCTCAATGGCTTAGAAATCAAATCCAACGATGGAGTCTGGAGAGGTGTTGAtgcttctccttcttcctttgtTGTCATGGCTGGTGATGCATTCAAGATTTGGAGCAATGGTAGGATAAGGCCATGCGAACACAGAGTTACAATGAGTAGTCATGTCAAGAATCTAAGATACTCTACGGGACTCTTTTCTTTCTGCTCCAACACATTCGAGATTCCTCAGGAGTTGGTCAATCAACAACATCCCTTGCGTTACAAAACAACGTTCCACCATTATGATTATCTTCGCTTCTTTGATGAAAGCAAGATCAAAGATCTTGATACTCGGATTCAAGCCTATTGTGGAATCTCATCCAATCATGAATGA
- the LOC112755857 gene encoding N-acetylglucosaminyl-phosphatidylinositol biosynthetic protein gpi1 isoform X3, with amino-acid sequence MPTMLEDKSVFSVLGLCIVDPTSNGLIAEAEYDKRKFSDSGNNLAEGCTSLYKKKNECRSCSSLQHESLRKSSQSFFGKSNWVLLMFDSTEQNDARSRGVPRLHHIHWNGVTMSDYDVHVIVYETPSYGDHHFSLGNLGSNEEAKPSIKNPKWVNELHKKQQFVELETVIMAINCTTAAKRIFETLAVPRRSLRQLSIFSMFLIIIGHLFSKFIASFSTVVYISLQFCQAHVKYKSESWMHMTLANIFRTAWINIQIKCCQILYWPIFLQDKDLRSRSCVEYAEKAAMHRHSMWSTLFVDILLGNLVGWPLLHNSESICLSIVNFIHGFSTFLRSGCVWLMGDPAGFKLNAELANVLGIFSLNAIQIWSTLWIFVGFITNYIIQGLAILGIICGFTAFAAMIIDMIVLATLHVSILHRLISLVYSSQIQALAALWRIFSGRKWNPLRQRLDSFDYTVKQHIVGSLLFTPLILLLPTTSVFYIFFSITETTINLICVLIEVIISVIHATPYVKILLWLVRPQRFPSGIWFEICGSRSNVSPEDGVTDEMNSSKESVHLKDFNRKKSSILVSFLHSNYLSIGKVSLPHYRSVLLGVSGSSIYKVAYGIVIGKRMQSLRGTLLPSPMPWMSLPYKEYWCLCHDSLIACFR; translated from the exons ATGCCTACAATGCTGGAGGATAAATCTGTCTTCTCTGTACTTGGTCTCTGCATTGTGGACCCTACTAGTAATGGCTTGATTGCTGAAGCAGAATATGACAAAAGAAAATTCTCTGATTCTGGCAACAATTTGGCAGAGGGATGTAcaagtttatataaaaaaaagaatgagTGTAGGAGCTGCAGTTCCCTCCAGCATGAATCATTGAGGAAAAGTAGCCAATCTTTTTTTGGAAAAAGTAATTGGGTCCTGCTAATGTTTGACTCTACTGAACAAAATGATGCAAGAAGTCGTGGGGTTCCAAGATTGCACCACATTCATTGGAATGGAGTAACTATGTCGGACTATGATGTTCAC GTCATCGTTTATGAAACACCCTCTTATGGTGATCATCATTTCTCATTGGGCAATTTAGGTTCAAATGAGGAGGCAAAACCTTCCATTAAGAATCCCAAGTGGGTGAATGAGCTTCATAAAAAGCAGCAATTCGTTGAATTG GAGACAGTTATTATGGCAATTAATTGCACCACCGCTgccaaaagaatttttgaaactcTTGCAGTCCCAAGGAGATCCTTGAGGCAGCTCTCCATATTTTCCAT GTTTTTAATTATCATAGGGCATCTGTTTTCCAAGTTTATTGCTTCATTTTCCACTGTGGTCTATATTTCTCTTCAGTTTTGCCAAGCACATGTAAAGTACAAATCAGAATCATGGATGCATATGACTTTAGCAAACATATTCAGGACTGCATGGATAAATATCCAAATAAAATGTTGTCAGATATTATATTGGCCAATCTTTCTTCAGGACAAAGATCTCAG GTCACGATCATGTGTTGAATATGCAGAGAAAGCTGCAATGCATAGGCATTCTATGTGGTCAACTTTATTTGTGGATATACTCCTGGGGAACTTGGTTGGATGGCCACTGTTACATAATTCAGAATCCATTTGTTTGTCAATTGTGAACTTCATCCATGGATTTTCTACATTTTTGCGATCCGGGTGTGTTTGGTTAATGGGGGACCCTGCAggcttcaagttgaatgctgAGTTGGCTAATGTGCTGGGAATTTTTTCTTTGAATGCCATCCAAATATGGTCAACACTTTGGATATTTGTGGGGTTCATCACTAATTATATCATTCAAGGGCTTGCAATTTTGGGAATTATATGTGGTTTCACTGCTTTTGCTGCCATGATTATAGACATGATTGTGTTGGCAACTTTACATGTTTCAATTCTTCATCGGTTGATTTCGCTTGTGTATTCATCACAGATACAGGCACTAGCAGCCTTGTGGCGGATTTTCAG TGGCCGAAAGTGGAATCCTCTTCGTCAGAGGTTGGATAGCTTTGACTACACTGTGAAGCAACATATTGTTGGATCTCTTTTATTTACACCACTTATACTTCTTTTACCAACTACTTCGGTTTTCTATATATTCTTTAGTATCACAGAGACAACCATTAACCTCATCTGTGTATTGATTGAAGTCATTATTTCGGTAATTCATGCTACACCTTATGTCAAGATACTTCTTTGGTTGGTGAGACCACAGAGATTCCCTTCTGGAATATGGTTTGAAATTTGTGGTTCTCGAAGTAATGTTTCTCCAGAGGATGGTGTTACTGATGAAATGAACTCATCCAAGGAATCAGTGCATCTGAAGGATTTCAATAGAAAAAAATCAAGTATCCTGGTTTCTTTCCTTCACAGCAACTATTTGAGCATAG GAAAAGTAAGTTTGCCACATTACAGAAGTGTTTTGTTAGGGGTCTCTGGGTCATCCATCTACAAAGTAGCATATGGAATCGTCATTGGGAAAAG AATGCAATCTTTACGGGGAACCCTTCTTCCTTCGCCAATGCCGTGGATGTCCCTGCCTTACAAAGAGTATTGGTGCCTCTGTCATGACTCGCTTATCGCATGCTTCAGATGA
- the LOC112755857 gene encoding uncharacterized protein isoform X1 produces MRRHCRLWWPKQLLTDQELPSPCRVLLGWFVTCSPLTFDIVVAFTCSEVLLSSSNPSLEDIIHDTHGSMPTMLEDKSVFSVLGLCIVDPTSNGLIAEAEYDKRKFSDSGNNLAEGCTSLYKKKNECRSCSSLQHESLRKSSQSFFGKSNWVLLMFDSTEQNDARSRGVPRLHHIHWNGVTMSDYDVHVIVYETPSYGDHHFSLGNLGSNEEAKPSIKNPKWVNELHKKQQFVELETVIMAINCTTAAKRIFETLAVPRRSLRQLSIFSMFLIIIGHLFSKFIASFSTVVYISLQFCQAHVKYKSESWMHMTLANIFRTAWINIQIKCCQILYWPIFLQDKDLRSRSCVEYAEKAAMHRHSMWSTLFVDILLGNLVGWPLLHNSESICLSIVNFIHGFSTFLRSGCVWLMGDPAGFKLNAELANVLGIFSLNAIQIWSTLWIFVGFITNYIIQGLAILGIICGFTAFAAMIIDMIVLATLHVSILHRLISLVYSSQIQALAALWRIFSGRKWNPLRQRLDSFDYTVKQHIVGSLLFTPLILLLPTTSVFYIFFSITETTINLICVLIEVIISVIHATPYVKILLWLVRPQRFPSGIWFEICGSRSNVSPEDGVTDEMNSSKESVHLKDFNRKKSSILVSFLHSNYLSIGKVSLPHYRSVLLGVSGSSIYKVAYGIVIGKRMQSLRGTLLPSPMPWMSLPYKEYWCLCHDSLIACFR; encoded by the exons GATATCATTCATGATACACATGGGAGCATGCCTACAATGCTGGAGGATAAATCTGTCTTCTCTGTACTTGGTCTCTGCATTGTGGACCCTACTAGTAATGGCTTGATTGCTGAAGCAGAATATGACAAAAGAAAATTCTCTGATTCTGGCAACAATTTGGCAGAGGGATGTAcaagtttatataaaaaaaagaatgagTGTAGGAGCTGCAGTTCCCTCCAGCATGAATCATTGAGGAAAAGTAGCCAATCTTTTTTTGGAAAAAGTAATTGGGTCCTGCTAATGTTTGACTCTACTGAACAAAATGATGCAAGAAGTCGTGGGGTTCCAAGATTGCACCACATTCATTGGAATGGAGTAACTATGTCGGACTATGATGTTCAC GTCATCGTTTATGAAACACCCTCTTATGGTGATCATCATTTCTCATTGGGCAATTTAGGTTCAAATGAGGAGGCAAAACCTTCCATTAAGAATCCCAAGTGGGTGAATGAGCTTCATAAAAAGCAGCAATTCGTTGAATTG GAGACAGTTATTATGGCAATTAATTGCACCACCGCTgccaaaagaatttttgaaactcTTGCAGTCCCAAGGAGATCCTTGAGGCAGCTCTCCATATTTTCCAT GTTTTTAATTATCATAGGGCATCTGTTTTCCAAGTTTATTGCTTCATTTTCCACTGTGGTCTATATTTCTCTTCAGTTTTGCCAAGCACATGTAAAGTACAAATCAGAATCATGGATGCATATGACTTTAGCAAACATATTCAGGACTGCATGGATAAATATCCAAATAAAATGTTGTCAGATATTATATTGGCCAATCTTTCTTCAGGACAAAGATCTCAG GTCACGATCATGTGTTGAATATGCAGAGAAAGCTGCAATGCATAGGCATTCTATGTGGTCAACTTTATTTGTGGATATACTCCTGGGGAACTTGGTTGGATGGCCACTGTTACATAATTCAGAATCCATTTGTTTGTCAATTGTGAACTTCATCCATGGATTTTCTACATTTTTGCGATCCGGGTGTGTTTGGTTAATGGGGGACCCTGCAggcttcaagttgaatgctgAGTTGGCTAATGTGCTGGGAATTTTTTCTTTGAATGCCATCCAAATATGGTCAACACTTTGGATATTTGTGGGGTTCATCACTAATTATATCATTCAAGGGCTTGCAATTTTGGGAATTATATGTGGTTTCACTGCTTTTGCTGCCATGATTATAGACATGATTGTGTTGGCAACTTTACATGTTTCAATTCTTCATCGGTTGATTTCGCTTGTGTATTCATCACAGATACAGGCACTAGCAGCCTTGTGGCGGATTTTCAG TGGCCGAAAGTGGAATCCTCTTCGTCAGAGGTTGGATAGCTTTGACTACACTGTGAAGCAACATATTGTTGGATCTCTTTTATTTACACCACTTATACTTCTTTTACCAACTACTTCGGTTTTCTATATATTCTTTAGTATCACAGAGACAACCATTAACCTCATCTGTGTATTGATTGAAGTCATTATTTCGGTAATTCATGCTACACCTTATGTCAAGATACTTCTTTGGTTGGTGAGACCACAGAGATTCCCTTCTGGAATATGGTTTGAAATTTGTGGTTCTCGAAGTAATGTTTCTCCAGAGGATGGTGTTACTGATGAAATGAACTCATCCAAGGAATCAGTGCATCTGAAGGATTTCAATAGAAAAAAATCAAGTATCCTGGTTTCTTTCCTTCACAGCAACTATTTGAGCATAG GAAAAGTAAGTTTGCCACATTACAGAAGTGTTTTGTTAGGGGTCTCTGGGTCATCCATCTACAAAGTAGCATATGGAATCGTCATTGGGAAAAG AATGCAATCTTTACGGGGAACCCTTCTTCCTTCGCCAATGCCGTGGATGTCCCTGCCTTACAAAGAGTATTGGTGCCTCTGTCATGACTCGCTTATCGCATGCTTCAGATGA
- the LOC112757985 gene encoding probable 2-oxoglutarate-dependent dioxygenase AOP1, whose amino-acid sequence MGSERGSPFYVVDLRDENMKAGSEAWRSACRVVRTALEEHGCFVARFDKVSQELCNSVVTCLKELFSLPLETKKQKTNEKPLHGYIGSVPWLPLYESIGIDNPLSMDAVQNFAHFMWPHGNRTFCESINEYAKVMAELEVVARRMVFESYGMKMERYESLIEETSEYVFRCLEYKPRSEGVDENVLGLEPHTDLSIISVLHPINNLNGLQVKTSHVSDDQEQWTPIEASPNSFVVMAGDALQVWSNGRIKSCLHRVEMKEKKARYATGIFSFCGNILEIPEEIMVDEEHPLRYKPAFHHYDYLRFFDQHRIRQPQTRMDAYCGI is encoded by the exons ATGGGATCCGAAAGAGGGTCTCCATTTTATGTGGTTGACTTGAGAGATGAAAACATGAAGGCGGGCAGCGAGGCATGGCGGTCGGCGTGCCGTGTGGTGAGGACTGCGCTGGAGGAGCACGGCTGCTTCGTGGCGCGGTTCGACAAGGTTAGCCAGGAGCTTTGCAACTCCGTTGTGACGTGTTTGAAGGAACTGTTTAGCCTGCCATTGGAGACCAAGAAACAAAAGACAAATGAGAAGCCATTACATGGCTACATAGGAAGTGTGCCATGGCTTCCATTGTATGAATCTATCGGCATTGATAATCCTTTGTCCATGGATGCAGTGCAAAATTTCGCCCACTTTATGTGGCCCCATGGAAACCGTACTTTTTG TGAAAGCATCAATGAGTATGCGAAAGTGATGGCAGAATTAGAGGTAGTGGCAAGGAGAATGGTGTTTGAGAGCTATGGTATGAAGATGGAACGATACGAATCATTGATAGAAGAAACAAGCGAGTATGTGTTTCGTTGCTTGGAGTACAAGCCACGAAGCGAGGGCGTAGATGAGAATGTGTTAGGGTTGGAGCCTCACACTGACTTGTCAATCATATCAGTGCTTCATCCCATTAACAATCTCAATGGCTTGCAAGTTAAGACCAGCCATGTTTCTGATGATCAAGAACAATGGACACCCATTGAAGCCTCCCCCAACTCCTTTGTCGTCATGGCTGGTGACGCACTCCAG GTGTGGAGTAATGGAAGGATAAAATCATGTTTACACAGAGTTGAAATGAAGGAGAAGAAAGCAAGATACGCAACAGGAATATTCTCATTTTGTGGCAACATATTGGAGATACCAGAGGAAATAATGGTTGATGAAGAACACCCCTTGCGTTATAAACCAGCATTCCACCATTATGATTACCTTCGATTCTTTGACCAGCACAGAATCAGACAACCTCAAACTCGAATGGATGCCTATTGTGGAATATAA
- the LOC112758369 gene encoding uncharacterized protein: MAAKEILTRRPVAATIKLTVPAAAARPAPPVGPALGQYRLNLMAFCKDFNARTQKYKPDTPMAVTITAFKDNTFEFTVKSPSITWYLKKAAGIESGSGRPGHVTASTLSLKHVYEIAKVKQNDHYLQNMSLEAITKSIIGTANSMGIQIVRDLD; the protein is encoded by the coding sequence ATGGCCGCCAAGGAGATCCTAACCCGTCGCCCCGTGGCGGCGACCATCAAGCTCACCGTTCCAGCCGCCGCAGCGCGCCCAGCCCCACCGGTGGGTCCCGCATTAGGTCAGTACCGTCTTAATCTAATGGCGTTCTGCAAGGACTTCAACGCTCGCACACAGAAGTACAAGCCCGATACCCCAATGGCTGTTACGATAACAGCGTTCAAAGACAACACCTTCGAGTTCACCGTTAAGTCGCCGTCGATCACGTGGTACCTGAAGAAAGCTGCCGGCATAGAATCCGGAAGCGGGCGCCCCGGTCACGTGACGGCGTCGACGCTGTCGCTGAAGCACGTGTATGAGATCGCGAAGGTGAAGCAGAACGATCACTATCTTCAGAATATGTCGCTCGAGGCAATCACCAAGTCAATCATTGGAACCGCGAATAGCATGGGGATTCAGATTGTGAGGGACCTCGATTGA
- the LOC112755857 gene encoding N-acetylglucosaminyl-phosphatidylinositol biosynthetic protein gpi1 isoform X2 has product MRRHCRLWWPKQLLTDQELPSPCRVLLGWFVTCSPLTFDIVVAFTCSEVLLSSSNPSLEDIIHDTHGSMPTMLEDKSVFSVLGLCIVDPTSNGLIAEAEYDKRKFSDSGNNLAEGCTSLYKKKNECRSCSSLQHESLRKSSQSFFGKSNWVLLMFDSTEQNDARSRGVPRLHHIHWNGVTMSDYDVHVCSNEEAKPSIKNPKWVNELHKKQQFVELETVIMAINCTTAAKRIFETLAVPRRSLRQLSIFSMFLIIIGHLFSKFIASFSTVVYISLQFCQAHVKYKSESWMHMTLANIFRTAWINIQIKCCQILYWPIFLQDKDLRSRSCVEYAEKAAMHRHSMWSTLFVDILLGNLVGWPLLHNSESICLSIVNFIHGFSTFLRSGCVWLMGDPAGFKLNAELANVLGIFSLNAIQIWSTLWIFVGFITNYIIQGLAILGIICGFTAFAAMIIDMIVLATLHVSILHRLISLVYSSQIQALAALWRIFSGRKWNPLRQRLDSFDYTVKQHIVGSLLFTPLILLLPTTSVFYIFFSITETTINLICVLIEVIISVIHATPYVKILLWLVRPQRFPSGIWFEICGSRSNVSPEDGVTDEMNSSKESVHLKDFNRKKSSILVSFLHSNYLSIGKVSLPHYRSVLLGVSGSSIYKVAYGIVIGKRMQSLRGTLLPSPMPWMSLPYKEYWCLCHDSLIACFR; this is encoded by the exons GATATCATTCATGATACACATGGGAGCATGCCTACAATGCTGGAGGATAAATCTGTCTTCTCTGTACTTGGTCTCTGCATTGTGGACCCTACTAGTAATGGCTTGATTGCTGAAGCAGAATATGACAAAAGAAAATTCTCTGATTCTGGCAACAATTTGGCAGAGGGATGTAcaagtttatataaaaaaaagaatgagTGTAGGAGCTGCAGTTCCCTCCAGCATGAATCATTGAGGAAAAGTAGCCAATCTTTTTTTGGAAAAAGTAATTGGGTCCTGCTAATGTTTGACTCTACTGAACAAAATGATGCAAGAAGTCGTGGGGTTCCAAGATTGCACCACATTCATTGGAATGGAGTAACTATGTCGGACTATGATGTTCACGTAT GTTCAAATGAGGAGGCAAAACCTTCCATTAAGAATCCCAAGTGGGTGAATGAGCTTCATAAAAAGCAGCAATTCGTTGAATTG GAGACAGTTATTATGGCAATTAATTGCACCACCGCTgccaaaagaatttttgaaactcTTGCAGTCCCAAGGAGATCCTTGAGGCAGCTCTCCATATTTTCCAT GTTTTTAATTATCATAGGGCATCTGTTTTCCAAGTTTATTGCTTCATTTTCCACTGTGGTCTATATTTCTCTTCAGTTTTGCCAAGCACATGTAAAGTACAAATCAGAATCATGGATGCATATGACTTTAGCAAACATATTCAGGACTGCATGGATAAATATCCAAATAAAATGTTGTCAGATATTATATTGGCCAATCTTTCTTCAGGACAAAGATCTCAG GTCACGATCATGTGTTGAATATGCAGAGAAAGCTGCAATGCATAGGCATTCTATGTGGTCAACTTTATTTGTGGATATACTCCTGGGGAACTTGGTTGGATGGCCACTGTTACATAATTCAGAATCCATTTGTTTGTCAATTGTGAACTTCATCCATGGATTTTCTACATTTTTGCGATCCGGGTGTGTTTGGTTAATGGGGGACCCTGCAggcttcaagttgaatgctgAGTTGGCTAATGTGCTGGGAATTTTTTCTTTGAATGCCATCCAAATATGGTCAACACTTTGGATATTTGTGGGGTTCATCACTAATTATATCATTCAAGGGCTTGCAATTTTGGGAATTATATGTGGTTTCACTGCTTTTGCTGCCATGATTATAGACATGATTGTGTTGGCAACTTTACATGTTTCAATTCTTCATCGGTTGATTTCGCTTGTGTATTCATCACAGATACAGGCACTAGCAGCCTTGTGGCGGATTTTCAG TGGCCGAAAGTGGAATCCTCTTCGTCAGAGGTTGGATAGCTTTGACTACACTGTGAAGCAACATATTGTTGGATCTCTTTTATTTACACCACTTATACTTCTTTTACCAACTACTTCGGTTTTCTATATATTCTTTAGTATCACAGAGACAACCATTAACCTCATCTGTGTATTGATTGAAGTCATTATTTCGGTAATTCATGCTACACCTTATGTCAAGATACTTCTTTGGTTGGTGAGACCACAGAGATTCCCTTCTGGAATATGGTTTGAAATTTGTGGTTCTCGAAGTAATGTTTCTCCAGAGGATGGTGTTACTGATGAAATGAACTCATCCAAGGAATCAGTGCATCTGAAGGATTTCAATAGAAAAAAATCAAGTATCCTGGTTTCTTTCCTTCACAGCAACTATTTGAGCATAG GAAAAGTAAGTTTGCCACATTACAGAAGTGTTTTGTTAGGGGTCTCTGGGTCATCCATCTACAAAGTAGCATATGGAATCGTCATTGGGAAAAG AATGCAATCTTTACGGGGAACCCTTCTTCCTTCGCCAATGCCGTGGATGTCCCTGCCTTACAAAGAGTATTGGTGCCTCTGTCATGACTCGCTTATCGCATGCTTCAGATGA
- the LOC112756572 gene encoding uncharacterized protein: MEYSLLLRKHNVKDYYHSTKESPYIVLMAELAGLLMFLLLCTILVFTCTPSILIELSGKPKPPMVEILGLSVSGLNNVSYKNVSSKWGVELAAKNPNIFSTLYLDHIEGMVLFKDEVLGVSSVKINKPIVLGPREHKFVSFKVWRKDWNIDGDQPSVKDWVVDNLVMEQSRNNINFSVQMGVWGQIKSGWWLRKSVIMNPRCMDLSINLVKNRGFDISISHNGTIIASLL, encoded by the exons ATGGAATATTCTCTATTATTGAGGAAGCATAATGTGAAAGATTATTACCATTCAACAAAAGAAAGCCCTTACATAGTTCTCATGGCAGAACTAGCAGGGCTTCTAATGTTCTTATTATTATGCACAATTCTGGTGTTTACTTGCACTCCAAGCATCCTCATAGAACTTTCAGGTAAACCAAAACCTCCCATGGTGGAAATTCTTGGACTTTCTGTCTCAGGCCTCAATAATGTTTCATACAAAAATGTATCATCCAAATGGGGTGTGGAATTAGCAGCAAAAAATCCAAACATCTTTTCAACATTGTATCTTGATCACATTGAAGGTATGGTACTATTCAAAGATGAAGTTCTTGGGGTGAGTTCAGTAAAGATTAATAAACCAATTGTTTTGGGACCAAGGGAACATAAATTTGTCAGCTTTAAAGTGTGGAGGAAGGATTGGAATATAGATGGTGATCAACCAAGTGTGAAGGATTGGGTTGTGGACAATCTTGTCATGGAACAAAGTAGGAATAACATAAACTTCAGTGTGCAAATGGGGGTTTGGGGTCAAATTAAATCTGGTTGGTGGTTGAGAAAGAGTGTGATCATGAACCCTAGGTGCATGGATTTGAGTATTAATCTTGTTAAGAATAGGGGTTTTG ATATTTCAATATCACATAATGGGACAATTATAGCCTCTTTGTTATAA
- the LOC112758886 gene encoding gibberellin-regulated protein 6, whose amino-acid sequence MATTLTIVMLFLVAMLLLPLKNHAEIIDAATTEAPAPQPNTNITTSNHFPINHGITEGSLKPTECGPRCTTRCSKTQYKKPCLFFCQKCCAKCLCVPPGTYGNKQVCPCYNNWKTKRGGPKCP is encoded by the exons ATGGCTACAACACTAACCATAGTTATGCTCTTCCTAGTTGCAATGCTGCTTCTTCCATTAAAAAACCAT GCTGAGATTATTGATGCTGCTACCACAGAGGCTCCAGCTCCGCAGCCTAACACTAACATAACCACTTCTAACCACTTCCCCATTAAT CATGGCATAACTGAAGGCAGTCTTAAACCAACAG AATGTGGACCACGTTgcacaacaaggtgttcaaagacACAATACAAGAAGCCATGTTTGTTCTTCTGCCAAAAGTGTTGTGCAAAGTGCTTATGTGTGCCTCCTGGTACTTATGGCAACAAGCAAGTTTGCCCTTGCTACAACAATTGGAAGACCAAAAGGGGTGGACCAAAATGCCCTTAA